Proteins encoded within one genomic window of Oncorhynchus tshawytscha isolate Ot180627B linkage group LG02, Otsh_v2.0, whole genome shotgun sequence:
- the capn1b gene encoding calpain-1 catalytic subunit: MYPFGGVSARIQRERLHAEGMGTNERALKFLNQDYEALKQECLESGCLFEDSCFPPEPPSLGFKELAPHSSKTQGVEWMRPTEFSDNPEFILGGATRTDICQGALGDCWLLAAIASLTLNEKLLHRVVPHGQSFQDNYAGIFHFQFWQFGEWVDVVIDDRLPVKDGELMFVHSAEGNEFWSALIEKAYAKLSGSYEALSGGSTTEGFEDFTGGVAEFYELRKAPKDLYRIIGKALERGSLLGCSIDITSAFDMEAVTFKKLVKGHAYSVTGLKQVDFRGRMERLIRIRNPWGQVEWTGAWSDNSSEWNAIDPTEREDMNCHMEDGEFWMPFQEFLRQFSRLEICNLTADALSDDSQSFWNTIKFDGGWRKGSTAGGCRNHPNTFWINPQYKITLLEEDDDPEDEEEACSFLVALMQKDRRRYRRQGQDMHTIGFAIYEIPEEFKGCQSVHLKKDFFLKHSSCARSETFINLREVSARLRLPPGEYLVVPSTFEPGKEADFVLRVFTEKQSETQELDDDVVANFEDEEDISESDIEDSFRAMFAQLSGEDMEISVRELRTILNRVVTKHRDLKTDGFSMESCRGMVSLLDKDGSARLGIVEFQILWNKIRKWLGIFRQFDLDKSGCMSSYEMRLALESAGFKLNNGLNQVLVARYAENEVIDFDNFVCCLVKLEAMFKAFQALDREGAGTAEMNVTEWLYMTMCG; this comes from the exons ATGTACCCATTCGGAGGGGTCTCAGCGCGCATCCAGAGGGAGAGACTACACGCCGAGGGAATGGGAACCAACGAGCGGGCGCTGAAGTTCCTCAACCAGGACTACGAGGCCTTGAAGCAGGAGTGCCTGGAGAGCGGCTGCCTGTTCGAGGACTCCTGCTTCCCCCCCGAGCCACCCTCCCTGGGCTTCAAAGAGCTGGCCCCCCACTCATCCAAAACCCAGGGCGTGGAGTGGATGAGGCCCACA GAGTTTTCAGATAACCCTGAGTTCATTTTGGGCGGCGCCACAAGGACTGATATCTGTCAAGGAGCACTGG GTGACTGCTGGCTCCTGGCAGCCATTGCTTCCCTCACCCTTAATGAGAAGCTGCTACACAGGGTGGTCCCTCATGGTCAATCCTTCCAAGACAACTACGCTGGCATCTTCCACTTCCAG TTCTGGCAGTTTGGAGAGTGGGTGGATGTTGTCATTGATGATCGACTGCCTGTCAAAGATGGCGAGCTCATGTTTGTTCACTCTGCTGAGGGTAACGAATTCTGGAGTGCCCTGATTGAGAAGGCTTATGCCAA ACTGAGTGGCTCCTATGAGGCCTTGTCTGGTGGCAGCACCACAGAGGGCTTTGAGGACTTCACCGGTGGCGTGGCAGAGTTTTACGAGCTACGTAAGGCACCTAAGGATCTGTACCGGATCATCGGTAAAGCCCTGGAGAGAGGCTCCCTTCTGGGCTGCTCCATTGAC ATCACCAGTGCCTTCGACATGGAGGCAGTGACCTTTAAGAAGCTGGTTAAAGGCCATGCCTACTCTGTCACAGGTCTgaagcag GTGGATTTCCGGGGTCGCATGGAGAGGTTGATCCGTATTCGTAACCCCTGGGGTCAGGTGGAGTGGACCGGGGCTTGGAGTGATAA TTCGTCTGAGTGGAATGCGATTgatccaacagagagggaggacatgaATTGTCACATGGAGGACGGGGAGTTCTG GATGCCCTTCCAGGAGTTCCTGCGCCAGTTTTCCCGGCTGGAGAtctgtaacctgacagcagatgCTCTGAGTGATGACAGCCAGAGTTTCTGGAACACCATCAAGTTTGACGGAGGCTGGAGgaagggcagcacggctggagGCTGCCGGAACCACCCAA ACACCTTTTGGATCAACCCCCAGTATAAGATTACCCTGCTGGAGGAGGATGATGAccctgaggatgaagaggaggccTGCAGCTTCTTGGTGGCTCTCATGCAGAAGGATAGGCGCCGTTACCGACGCCAGGGGCAGGACATGCACACCATTGGCTTTGCCATCTACGAG ATTCCAGAAGAG tTTAAGGGTTGTCAAAGTGTTCATTTGAAGAAAGACTTCTTCTTGAAGCACTCATCATGTGCACGTTCTGAGACCTTTATCAACCTGAGGGAGGTGAGCGCACGGCTGCGCCTGCCACCCGGGGAGTACCTGGTGGTACCCTCCACCTTCGAACCTGGGAAAGAGGCTGACTTTGTCCTCAGAGTGTTCACTGAGAAGCAGTCGGAGACACa AGAACTGGATGATGATGTGGTGGCAAACTTTGAAGATGAG GAGGACATCTCAGAGAGTGACATTGAGGACTCATTCAGGGCCATGTTCGCTCAGTTATCTGGGGag GACATGGAGATCTCTGTCCGTGAGCTCAGGACCATTCTCAATAGGGTGGTGACCAAAC ACAGGGACCTGAAGACTGATGGGTTCAGCATGGAGTCCTGTAGAGGCATGGTCAGCCTATTAGAC AAAGATGGCAGCGCTCGCCTTGGTATAGTTGAGTTTCAGATTCTGTGGAATAAGATCAGGAAGTGGCTG GGAATCTTCCGCCAGTTTGATCTGGACAAGTCTGGATGTATGAGCTCCTATGAGATGCGTCTGGCCTTGGAGTCTGCTG